From the Methanobrevibacter sp. genome, the window TTAAATAAAATATAATTCGTAAGTTTTATATTTTTATTTTTGATTAACAGTAAATTGAGGGTTTATATATGAATAAAAAGATAATTATTCTTTTATTTGTATGTTTTACATGTTTATTGCTAATTTCAACAGTTAATGCAACTGATAAGTCCAATAATAATTTAACTTCACAAAGTAATTCCTATCAGGTTACAAATGAATTGTCCAACGATGATATACAGGTTATCTTTGACAATGCAAATGACGGGGATACAATTCAGTTTACTTCAAAAGAGTATAGAAATATATCTATTGTAGTGGATAAGAAGTTGAATGTTATTTCCAGTGCTCACAGCAAGGTTTATGCTTCCGATAGCGTTACCAGCAAAGCTCAGGAATTAGGAATAGACAAAACTTTCGGTTTTTACTTCACACGCAATAGTGTCGGAAGCGTCTTGTCAGGAATAACTATCACATCCAATTTCAATGATTATGGTGTTATTGTTGATTCATCAGACAATACGACAGTTAAAAATAATGTCATCACTGGTGGAAACAAAGCAGGAGTTCTTATTAAGGATTCAAAGTATGTGACTGTAAGTTTTAACTCAATTTCAAAATCAACAGGTGATGGGCTCCAGCTCAAGGATGTTGGATTCAGTACAATTAGAAACAATACAATATCTTATAATCAAAGGTCCGGAATCGAGACCTCAAATATAGATAACAACACTATTGTTTATAATGATATCCATCACAATGTGTTGAACGGAATAACTCTGCAAAATAAATCTTATGGGAATACAATTAAGCACAACAATGCTTATGAGAATCTTAATGGAATTTTCATCAATTCTACCTCAACATATGATGTAATCAATGCAAATTCATTTACAAGCAATCGTAAAAACCCTTCAATCAAAGAAACAGGGGGAGTTTACGAGACAGGAAACGGACTCCTATTTGGTTCAGGATTCATAACCAAAAAGGAAAATACTCCGGGAAGACTTGAAGTCAAATACAATGTTTTGGCCCATAATGAGATGTATCAGGCCAAAAACAATCCTGAATTGCCTGTATTCAAATTAGGTGACAACTGGTTTGATTCAACAGATGATTCAAATACCTTTGTATGCCCTATGCTTCTTGCAGGTATTATGAAACTGGGAACCGTATCTGTTAAAAACGGTATTGGTCTTCAGATGTATGATACAAAAGGTGAAGCGGTAAAGGAATTCGGAACATTTGACACAAAAGTCAACATTGACGGAAATCAGTATTCTGCTAAATTTGTAAATGGTAAGGCTACTATTGATGCAAACTTGGATCCTGACAAGGAGTATGATATTGAAGTAATGGTTGGAGGGGAGCCTGTAAAATATAAGTATAAAGCAGCCTCCGGTGAAAAAGATGATAACCAGGACTCCACATCTTCAGATTCAACTGATGGTATTATGGGAGCAGACGGTTCCAGTTCACAGACTTCAACCGATTCAGTAACTGGTGGAACAGCAAAAGGAAATGGAAACCAACAGAATGGTACTTCCAATAGTGCACATTTCTCCAGCAACAAAAATTCTGGAGTTTATGGTACAAATGCCTCAGGGACACGTCAGGACTCATCAGATAATGGGCAGGATGTTCAAACCGATGGGGATTTGAATGCTGGTGATGCCAGTGAAGGTGAAGTATCCCAGGAAGGTAAAGCATATGAAGTAGTTCCTCCAAGTAAAATCTCAAAAGAAGTTACAGATACATCAGGCCTTGTTGTATTGAGTATCGTTTCTTTGATGGGATGTTTAATATATGGATACAGACGAAAAAGTGATTTAGATTAAAAAATTTACTTTTCTTTTTTTCTTTTATTTTATTAACTTGTTTTAACAAATATCTTTTCGATGACAGTAAAATCTTATTCTTTAAAATTAGATACCAACAAACAATTTGAAATTATTGATATCACATCAAGGATTAATGAATTGATTGACATTAACGAGGGAATTATATCTATTTTTTCAAGGCATTCCACTT encodes:
- a CDS encoding nitrous oxide reductase family maturation protein NosD, with the translated sequence MNKKIIILLFVCFTCLLLISTVNATDKSNNNLTSQSNSYQVTNELSNDDIQVIFDNANDGDTIQFTSKEYRNISIVVDKKLNVISSAHSKVYASDSVTSKAQELGIDKTFGFYFTRNSVGSVLSGITITSNFNDYGVIVDSSDNTTVKNNVITGGNKAGVLIKDSKYVTVSFNSISKSTGDGLQLKDVGFSTIRNNTISYNQRSGIETSNIDNNTIVYNDIHHNVLNGITLQNKSYGNTIKHNNAYENLNGIFINSTSTYDVINANSFTSNRKNPSIKETGGVYETGNGLLFGSGFITKKENTPGRLEVKYNVLAHNEMYQAKNNPELPVFKLGDNWFDSTDDSNTFVCPMLLAGIMKLGTVSVKNGIGLQMYDTKGEAVKEFGTFDTKVNIDGNQYSAKFVNGKATIDANLDPDKEYDIEVMVGGEPVKYKYKAASGEKDDNQDSTSSDSTDGIMGADGSSSQTSTDSVTGGTAKGNGNQQNGTSNSAHFSSNKNSGVYGTNASGTRQDSSDNGQDVQTDGDLNAGDASEGEVSQEGKAYEVVPPSKISKEVTDTSGLVVLSIVSLMGCLIYGYRRKSDLD